TGATGATCAAGTATAGGCAACAGGTGGAAATATGGTTTCTtcaccaaaaaattatattaaaacaaTACCAAATAACTCAGCTGCTTGGTAAAATATTAGTAAATTGTGCAGCTGAATACCACTGGGGTGCTAATAGATGCAAGCATATCAGAAGAATGAAAAATCCAGTAAACTACCAAGACTCTTTAAACAATACTGATTACAAAGACTCTATTGGAAGTTTAGAAAAGATCCCCTAGAAGCAAAGCCTAAGAGTTAAGACATTGTAATCATTATTGATTACCATTCCCCAATTTCCTCAACATGTAGTCTGACATAGAATGTCGACACCAAACTGGCAGCCTATTATCCATGGACTAGACATTCAAACGCAGTGTATAATCAGAACTCTTCTAgcaggaaatataaaaaataaaaaataaaaataaaaagaagaagaaggcataATCAGAATTATGCTATCTGACCCAAAATGCTATAGAATATTtctgaagaaaattttttcccCCAATTATAAACCAAGATACAATGACAGAAAAATCAGGGAAGAAAAGATAAAACACACGCATGTTGGATTTTAAAATGTATGCCAGAAGCCTATGTTAATAATAGTGGCATTCTTGAACAAATAATGAATAGATATAGGAAATTCTGCTAAAGCCAAAAGCCACAGCAGAGACACCAATGTAAGTAAAACTATAAAGAAGTGTGTGTTACCAGACCAACTCTCTCAAATATTAACTGATCTGAATTTGGTCTCATTAATTTGCAATCCATCTCCACATCCCCATCAAAAAGAATGATATACAAATTATAAGAATTCAATGGTTTCAACAACCTGTTCCACTCCGGCAATGGATCAATGTactcttcctcaaaaaaaaaacatattgatTCTTACTATACAGCATCTACTTACACCTTTACTTTGCACTGAATGTAACAACTTACTAACATGttcaataaagaattaaatttcttgaaGGAGCAATAAGGGATGATATGAGTTGACTAATGACTCGTAGGATAACAAAAATTGCATCCAAATTTCTAAGCCAAAATGACAATTGGATGGATATAATCCCGGTTCTCACAATTCGTGCAAATGCATCCCCAGCTTATAGTTGCATACTTTTGGAAGCTAACATGGAAAATGACTGAAACATCTAGGACATACTGTCATACTTCCTCATTCTCACACAGAACATGAGAAAGTGCCCCAAACTCTTCCATAGGCAATTCATAATTTCATATGAAAATGCCTAGAATTGCATTATAACCCAGCCATCCTTGTCCTTAATCTGTATGTTCTGTAACCCCTTCAACTATTGATAACATTCTCAGCAATCACTACCAAACAACAGGAACATAATGATAACGGAGGAATCAATTTCACACAAGTCCTTCACTCAGTAGCATGTGAGAAGAGATCAAAATCAAAGTGGGGATTGCATTCTTTGGAATAGAAATCATTATTCTCTATGAAAGCTTTCAGCATGTCATAGGTGAAATTTGGGTCATTTGGGTCACTTGTACGAGACCCAGAATTTGATTCCAAAGTCTGAGGTTGCCTTAAACAAAAGCAACAACCTTTACCACCATTATTAAGACAACCAAACCTCTTACCTGAAATCCTGGCACCAGTAGACccagaagatgaagaagaagtcCTTTTGTTCTTTCTTCTGAGGAATTGTTTCTTGGCTTTTGTAAACGGATTAAGGACCGCTTGCCTTGCTTTAGCAAAACTTATCGTACACCCAATACCACATCCATATCCATACCCTCTTTGCTTCTTTCCATTGTCATCATCGTCAACAACATCACTGGCGTGGACCCCACCACCAACTCTGTtgttgtcatcatcatcatcagcagcaccaccaccactgccaccAACATTGGCGATCTCTTTATCAGACAAAGACATCAACTTTTGTTTGTCCAAATATACAGCAAAACTTCAAGAAACGACCACACAGTTGAAAGGAGTACTACTTACTAGTATAAATTTGATGAAGGAAAATGGGattagagaagaaaaaggagaaaacccAGTTGAAAAGATTGGGacttggatttgaatttgaagtTTCTGAGAGAAATAGTTTGAAATATTTGATTTCTTCGCCTCAGGATCAGGATTCAGGAGCCGGGGGGAACACATAGCAGCAACCGTAAcgctaatt
This genomic stretch from Quercus lobata isolate SW786 chromosome 3, ValleyOak3.0 Primary Assembly, whole genome shotgun sequence harbors:
- the LOC115979396 gene encoding uncharacterized protein LOC115979396; its protein translation is MSLSDKEIANVGGSGGGAADDDDDNNRVGGGVHASDVVDDDDNGKKQRGYGYGCGIGCTISFAKARQAVLNPFTKAKKQFLRRKNKRTSSSSSGSTGARISGKRFGCLNNGGKGCCFCLRQPQTLESNSGSRTSDPNDPNFTYDMLKAFIENNDFYSKECNPHFDFDLFSHATE